The Streptomyces nitrosporeus genome includes a window with the following:
- a CDS encoding response regulator, with amino-acid sequence MMQKAKILLVDDRPENLLALEAILSALDQTLVRASSGEEALKALLTDDFAVILLDVQMPGMDGFETAAHIKRRERTRDIPIIFLTAINHGPHHTFRGYAAGAVDYISKPFDPWVLRAKVSVFVELYMKNCKLREQAALLRLQLEGGAGAGANDKEPTGLLAELSARLAAVEEQAEALSKQLDDDAADAAAVATAAHLERKLTGLRRALDALEPGTGGSANALSPQG; translated from the coding sequence ATGATGCAGAAGGCCAAGATCCTCCTGGTCGATGACCGGCCGGAGAATCTGCTGGCGCTGGAGGCCATCCTCTCTGCGCTCGATCAGACACTGGTGCGGGCATCGTCAGGGGAGGAGGCGCTCAAAGCGCTGCTCACGGACGATTTCGCGGTCATTCTGCTGGACGTCCAGATGCCTGGTATGGACGGGTTCGAGACGGCTGCGCACATCAAGCGGCGGGAGCGGACCCGGGACATCCCGATCATCTTCCTGACCGCGATCAACCACGGTCCGCACCACACCTTCCGCGGTTACGCCGCGGGGGCCGTGGACTACATCTCGAAGCCCTTCGACCCGTGGGTGCTGCGCGCCAAGGTCTCGGTCTTCGTCGAGCTGTACATGAAGAACTGCAAACTGCGCGAACAGGCGGCCCTGCTGCGGCTCCAGCTCGAAGGCGGTGCGGGCGCGGGCGCGAACGACAAGGAGCCCACCGGCCTGCTGGCCGAACTCTCCGCGCGGCTCGCCGCGGTCGAGGAGCAGGCGGAGGCGCTCTCCAAGCAGCTCGACGACGATGCGGCGGACGCCGCGGCCGTGGCGACGGCCGCCCACCTCGAACGCAAACTCACCGGGCTGCGCCGCGCTCTTGACGCGCTCGAACCGGGTACCGGCGGCTCCGCGAACGCACTGTCCCCGCAGGGCTGA
- a CDS encoding HAMP domain-containing protein → MKKQRHGTVEVDAAALNRLLAGLVAMRDGNFRRRLTVSGDGVLPEIAAVFNEVADRNLHLTGELARVRRVVGREGKLTERLETGACEGSWAAAVDAANELVDDLARPVSEVGRVLSAVADGDLEQRMELRTHTADETVRPLRGEFLKVARTVNNLVDQLSAFTEQVTRVAVEVGTEGKLGGQAQVRGMSGSWKDLTDSVNTMAYRLTAQVRDIALVTTAVAKGDLSRKVTVHVAGEMLQLKNTVNTMVDQLSSFSSEVTRVAREVGTEGELGGQATVPGVAGVWKDLTDSVNTMAGNLTSQVRGIAEVTTAVANGDLTQKVTVSARGEVAQLAETINQMTETLRTFADEVTRVASEVGGEGLLGGQAQVPGAAGTWKDLTDSVNTVFRNLTTQVRDIAQVTTAVASGDMTQKVTVDVAGEMLELKNTVNTMVDQLQSFGSEVTRVAREVGVEGRLGGQAEVPGAAGTWKDLTDSVNTAFRNLTGQVRDIAQVTTAVANGDLSQKVTVDVAGEMLELKNTVNTMVAQLSNFADQVTRMARDVGTEGRLGGQARVDGVSGTWKELTDSVNSMASNLTSQVRQIAQVTTAVARGDLSQKIDVDARGEILELKNTINTMVDQLSAFADQVTRVAREVGTYGRLGGQAQVPGVAGVWRDLTDSVNGMAGNLTDQVRNIAQVATAVARGDLSQKIDVDARGEILELKNTLNTMVDQLSAFADQVTRVAREVGTEGRLGGQAEVQGVSGTWKDLTQSVNGMANNLTLQVRNIAEVTTAVAKGDLSKKITVDAKGEILELVTTVNTMVDQLLNFADEVTRVAREVGTEGILGGQARVRGVTGIWKDLSDNVNLMANNLTSQVRNISRVSAAVANGDLTKKVTVEARGEVAELADTVNTMVTTLSSFADEVTRVAREVGTDGRLGGQAQVPGVSGTWKDLTESVNSMASNLTGQVRQIATVTTAIAKGDLTRKIDIDARGEIQELKNTINTMVDQLSAFAEQVTRVAREVGTEGQLGGQARVRDVDGTWRDLTESVNEMAGNLTRQVRAIAAVATAVTRGDLNLKIDVDAAGEIQVLQDNINTMIANLRDTTLANKEQDWLKGNLARISGLMQGRRDLDDVASLIMSELTPVVSAQHGAFFLAMPTGDSDEVGAADGDSAYELRMRGSYGYSAGSMPTSFRPGETLIGTAAEEKRTIQVDHVPPGYLKISSGLGEAPPAHVIVLPVLFEGKVLGVIELASFQPFTHIQRDFLNQLAEMIATSVNTISVNQKTEKLLEQSQELTEQLRDRSQELENRQKALQASNAELEEKAELLAQQNRDIEVKNTEIEEARQVLEERAEQLAVSMRYKSEFLANMSHELRTPLNSLLILAKLLADNAEGNLSPKQVEFAETIHGAGSDLLQLINDILDLSKVEAGKMDVSPTRIALVQLVDYVEATFRPLTAEKGLDFSVRVSPELPATLHTDEQRLLQVLRNLLSNAVKFTDSGAVELVIRPAGADVPNAIREHLLEAGSLRDADAGLVAFSVTDTGIGIASSKMLVIFEAFKQADGTTSRKYGGTGLGLSISREIARLLGGEIHAASEPGRGSTFTLYLPLHASGPAAQGFGQLEPGAVEAVPGAAHEEPHRPTAPPAGADVPAAAEQPGSPGVFRRRRKALGTAARRPALPNGASATADSAAVDEWVRDDQETRPDFRFHGEKVLIVDDDIRNVFALTSVLEQHGLMVLYAENGREGIEVLEQHDDVTIVLMDIMMPEMDGYATTTAIRRMPQFAGLPIVALTAKAMKGDREKAIDCGASDYVSKPVDSDHLLSVMQRWMRGE, encoded by the coding sequence GTGAAGAAACAGCGCCATGGAACCGTCGAGGTGGACGCGGCGGCTCTGAACAGACTGCTGGCGGGTCTCGTCGCGATGCGCGACGGCAACTTCCGCAGGCGGCTGACCGTCTCCGGCGACGGCGTACTGCCGGAGATCGCGGCGGTCTTCAACGAGGTCGCCGACCGCAATCTCCACCTCACGGGTGAACTGGCCCGGGTGCGCCGTGTGGTCGGCCGTGAGGGCAAGCTCACCGAGCGGCTGGAGACCGGTGCCTGCGAGGGCTCATGGGCCGCCGCGGTCGACGCGGCCAACGAGCTCGTCGACGACCTCGCCCGGCCGGTGTCCGAGGTGGGGCGGGTGCTCTCGGCGGTCGCCGACGGCGATCTCGAACAGCGGATGGAACTGCGGACCCACACGGCCGACGAGACCGTACGGCCGCTGCGCGGGGAGTTCCTCAAGGTCGCCCGTACGGTCAACAACCTGGTCGACCAGCTGTCCGCGTTCACCGAGCAGGTGACGCGCGTCGCCGTCGAGGTGGGCACCGAGGGCAAGCTGGGCGGGCAGGCCCAGGTACGCGGCATGTCCGGGTCCTGGAAGGACCTCACGGACTCCGTGAACACCATGGCGTACCGGCTGACCGCGCAGGTGCGTGACATCGCGCTGGTGACGACCGCCGTCGCCAAGGGGGACCTGTCGCGGAAGGTCACCGTCCATGTGGCCGGTGAGATGCTCCAGCTGAAGAACACCGTCAACACGATGGTCGACCAGCTGTCGTCGTTCTCCTCCGAGGTGACCCGGGTGGCCCGCGAGGTCGGCACCGAGGGCGAACTGGGCGGCCAGGCGACCGTGCCGGGGGTGGCCGGGGTCTGGAAGGACCTCACCGACTCCGTCAACACGATGGCGGGGAACCTGACCTCGCAGGTGCGCGGTATCGCCGAGGTGACGACCGCCGTCGCCAACGGGGACCTGACGCAGAAGGTCACGGTGAGCGCCCGGGGCGAGGTCGCCCAGCTCGCCGAGACGATCAACCAGATGACCGAGACGCTCCGCACCTTCGCCGACGAGGTGACGCGTGTGGCCAGCGAGGTCGGCGGCGAGGGGCTGCTGGGCGGCCAGGCCCAGGTGCCGGGGGCCGCGGGCACGTGGAAGGACCTCACCGACTCGGTGAACACGGTCTTCCGCAATCTCACGACACAGGTGCGGGACATCGCCCAGGTCACCACCGCCGTGGCCAGCGGTGACATGACGCAGAAGGTCACGGTCGATGTGGCCGGCGAGATGCTGGAGCTGAAGAACACCGTCAACACGATGGTGGACCAGCTTCAGTCCTTCGGGTCCGAGGTGACGCGCGTCGCCCGCGAGGTCGGTGTCGAGGGCCGCCTCGGGGGCCAGGCCGAGGTGCCGGGGGCCGCGGGCACCTGGAAGGACCTCACCGACTCGGTGAACACCGCTTTCCGCAACCTGACCGGCCAGGTCCGCGACATCGCCCAGGTGACCACCGCGGTCGCCAACGGCGACCTCTCGCAGAAGGTCACGGTCGATGTGGCCGGCGAGATGCTGGAGCTGAAGAACACCGTCAACACCATGGTGGCGCAGCTGTCCAACTTCGCCGACCAGGTGACGCGGATGGCGCGTGACGTGGGCACGGAGGGCCGTCTCGGCGGCCAGGCGCGCGTCGACGGGGTGTCCGGTACGTGGAAGGAACTCACCGACTCCGTCAACTCGATGGCGTCCAACCTCACCTCCCAGGTGCGCCAGATCGCCCAGGTGACGACGGCGGTGGCCCGCGGTGACCTGTCGCAGAAGATCGACGTGGACGCCCGCGGCGAGATCCTCGAACTGAAGAACACCATCAACACGATGGTGGACCAGCTGTCCGCGTTCGCGGACCAGGTGACCCGGGTGGCCCGCGAGGTGGGGACCTACGGGCGTCTCGGCGGCCAGGCCCAGGTGCCCGGCGTGGCCGGTGTGTGGCGTGACCTGACGGACTCGGTCAACGGCATGGCGGGCAACCTGACCGACCAGGTCCGCAACATCGCCCAGGTCGCCACGGCGGTGGCCCGGGGAGACCTGTCGCAGAAGATCGACGTGGACGCCCGCGGTGAGATCCTCGAACTGAAGAACACCCTCAACACCATGGTCGACCAGCTCTCCGCCTTCGCGGACCAGGTCACCAGGGTCGCCCGCGAGGTGGGCACGGAGGGCCGCCTCGGCGGGCAGGCCGAGGTCCAGGGCGTCTCCGGTACGTGGAAGGACCTCACCCAGTCCGTCAACGGCATGGCGAACAACCTCACCCTCCAGGTGCGGAACATCGCGGAGGTGACCACGGCGGTCGCCAAGGGCGATCTCTCCAAGAAGATCACCGTCGACGCCAAGGGCGAGATCCTCGAACTGGTGACGACCGTCAACACGATGGTGGACCAGCTGCTCAACTTCGCCGACGAGGTGACCCGGGTCGCCCGCGAGGTGGGTACCGAGGGCATCCTCGGCGGACAGGCCAGGGTGCGCGGGGTCACCGGCATCTGGAAGGACCTGAGCGACAACGTCAACCTGATGGCCAACAACCTGACCAGCCAGGTGCGGAACATCTCGCGGGTCTCCGCCGCGGTCGCCAACGGCGACCTGACGAAGAAGGTCACCGTCGAGGCGCGCGGCGAGGTCGCCGAACTCGCCGACACCGTCAACACGATGGTGACGACGCTGTCCTCGTTCGCCGACGAGGTGACCCGGGTGGCCCGTGAGGTGGGCACCGACGGACGGCTCGGCGGGCAGGCGCAGGTGCCGGGGGTCTCCGGTACGTGGAAGGACCTCACCGAGTCGGTGAACTCGATGGCCTCCAACCTGACCGGTCAGGTGCGCCAGATCGCCACGGTCACCACCGCCATCGCCAAGGGCGACCTCACCAGGAAGATCGACATCGATGCGCGCGGGGAGATCCAGGAGCTGAAGAACACCATCAACACGATGGTGGACCAGCTCTCCGCCTTCGCCGAGCAGGTCACCCGGGTCGCCCGTGAGGTGGGAACCGAGGGCCAGCTGGGCGGGCAGGCCCGGGTCCGGGACGTCGACGGCACCTGGCGCGACCTCACCGAGTCGGTGAACGAGATGGCCGGGAACCTCACCCGTCAGGTACGCGCCATCGCGGCCGTCGCCACCGCGGTGACCCGCGGCGATCTCAACCTGAAGATCGACGTGGACGCGGCCGGTGAGATCCAGGTCCTCCAGGACAACATCAACACGATGATCGCCAACCTGCGGGACACCACCCTGGCCAACAAGGAACAGGACTGGCTCAAGGGCAACCTCGCCAGGATCTCGGGCCTGATGCAGGGCCGCCGGGACCTGGACGACGTCGCCTCGCTGATCATGAGCGAGCTGACCCCGGTGGTCTCCGCGCAGCACGGGGCGTTCTTCCTCGCCATGCCCACCGGGGACAGCGACGAGGTGGGCGCGGCCGACGGCGACAGCGCGTACGAGCTGCGGATGCGCGGCAGTTACGGCTACTCGGCGGGCTCCATGCCGACGTCGTTCCGGCCCGGAGAGACGCTCATCGGGACCGCCGCCGAGGAGAAGCGGACCATCCAGGTGGACCATGTGCCGCCCGGTTACCTGAAGATCTCCTCGGGGCTCGGGGAGGCGCCGCCCGCCCATGTGATCGTGCTGCCGGTGCTCTTCGAGGGCAAGGTCCTCGGTGTGATCGAGCTGGCCTCCTTCCAGCCGTTCACCCACATCCAGCGGGACTTCCTCAACCAGCTCGCCGAGATGATCGCGACCAGCGTCAACACCATCAGCGTCAACCAGAAGACCGAGAAACTGCTCGAACAGTCCCAGGAGCTCACCGAGCAGCTCCGGGACCGCTCCCAGGAGCTGGAGAACCGGCAGAAGGCGCTCCAGGCATCCAACGCCGAACTGGAGGAGAAGGCCGAGCTCCTGGCGCAGCAGAACCGCGACATCGAGGTGAAGAACACCGAGATCGAGGAGGCCCGGCAGGTCCTGGAGGAGCGCGCCGAGCAGCTGGCGGTCTCGATGCGCTACAAGTCGGAGTTCCTGGCCAACATGTCGCACGAGCTGCGCACACCGCTCAACTCGCTGCTCATCCTGGCCAAACTGCTCGCCGACAACGCCGAGGGGAACCTCTCGCCGAAGCAGGTGGAGTTCGCCGAGACGATCCACGGAGCCGGTTCCGACCTGCTCCAGCTGATCAACGACATCCTGGACCTGTCCAAGGTCGAGGCGGGCAAGATGGACGTCAGCCCGACGCGGATCGCCCTGGTCCAGCTCGTCGACTACGTGGAGGCGACCTTCCGGCCGCTCACCGCGGAGAAGGGGCTCGACTTCTCCGTACGCGTCTCCCCGGAGCTGCCGGCCACACTGCACACGGACGAGCAGCGGCTGCTCCAGGTGCTGCGCAACCTGCTGTCGAACGCGGTGAAGTTCACCGACAGCGGTGCGGTGGAGCTGGTGATCCGGCCCGCCGGGGCGGACGTGCCGAACGCCATCCGGGAGCACCTGCTGGAGGCGGGATCGCTGCGTGACGCCGACGCCGGCCTGGTCGCCTTCTCCGTCACCGACACCGGGATCGGCATCGCGTCGAGCAAGATGCTGGTGATCTTCGAGGCGTTCAAGCAGGCGGACGGCACGACCAGCCGCAAGTACGGGGGCACCGGACTCGGCCTCTCCATCAGCCGGGAGATCGCCCGGCTGCTGGGCGGCGAGATCCATGCCGCGAGCGAGCCCGGCCGCGGATCGACCTTCACGCTCTACCTGCCGCTGCACGCGAGCGGGCCGGCGGCGCAGGGCTTCGGGCAGCTGGAGCCCGGGGCCGTCGAGGCGGTCCCGGGCGCGGCCCACGAGGAACCGCACCGGCCGACGGCGCCCCCGGCCGGCGCCGACGTGCCGGCGGCCGCCGAACAGCCGGGATCCCCCGGGGTGTTCCGGCGCCGCCGCAAGGCGCTGGGCACCGCGGCCCGGCGGCCCGCCCTGCCGAACGGCGCCTCGGCGACGGCGGACTCCGCCGCTGTGGACGAGTGGGTGCGGGACGATCAGGAGACCCGCCCGGACTTCCGCTTCCACGGCGAGAAGGTGCTGATCGTCGACGACGACATCCGCAACGTCTTCGCGCTGACCAGCGTCCTGGAACAGCACGGACTGATGGTGCTGTACGCGGAGAACGGCCGTGAGGGCATCGAAGTCCTGGAACAGCATGACGATGTGACCATCGTTCTGATGGACATCATGATGCCGGAGATGGACGGTTACGCCACGACCACGGCCATCCGCAGGATGCCCCAGTTCGCCGGTCTGCCGATCGTCGCCCTGACGGCCAAGGCGATGAAGGGGGACCGGGAGAAGGCGATCGACTGCGGAGCCTCCGACTACGTCTCCAAGCCCGTCGACTCCGACCATCTGCTGTCGGTGATGCAGAGGTGGATGCGCGGAGAGTGA